The window CCTATGGTAAAATGAGGAGCAAAGCCCCTCTTAGAAATTAACTATGTAAAAGCAGTAGGGTAGTTGTTGTATTTCTTCCTTCGTTAATACCGTCCCCTCTGGTAGTCTTTTTAGTATTTGGAAGACTACCAGAATATCTCCAGTACTGTCGGAGATTTGTATCCTGTTAAAAGGAACTTCTATTCCTAGAAGTTCCTTTAGTATCTCAGCAGTTCCTTCATGCCCTACTGCGCTTGTCCAACTAGAGGAAGCAAGAATTTCTCTTACCTCCTCTACGCTTGCTTTTCTGTATTCTATGTTGCCAGAGTTATCTGACAACATAGACAAAGAAAATGCGTTTGTTATATATATCATACACCCTCCCTTTTTTCTTTAGTTGTCTTGCCAT is drawn from Brevinematia bacterium and contains these coding sequences:
- a CDS encoding DUF1874 domain-containing protein, translated to MIYITNAFSLSMLSDNSGNIEYRKASVEEVREILASSSWTSAVGHEGTAEILKELLGIEVPFNRIQISDSTGDILVVFQILKRLPEGTVLTKEEIQQLPYCFYIVNF